One genomic window of Polyangium aurulentum includes the following:
- a CDS encoding tyrosine-protein phosphatase — MGGYIDLHCHWVAGIDDGARTAADSRAMLEALAHAGFSKVVATPHMRPGMFDNTREKLVAAYEATLAALGSTEKLPELGLSSEHFFDDIVYQRLMTGEALPYPGSRAVLVEIPTRAFPARLGHRFFDLRRKKLRPVLAHPERYEPVWSDPGVLDSLIDGGALMLLDVASLIGKYGQAVRRAAEALIEDGYYYAACSDAHAPRDIADVSAGIARLHDMVGREDADAMLSEGPRAILEGRVES; from the coding sequence ATCGACGACGGCGCGAGGACCGCAGCGGACAGCCGCGCGATGCTCGAGGCGCTCGCCCATGCCGGCTTCAGCAAAGTCGTGGCCACGCCTCACATGCGGCCGGGCATGTTCGACAACACCCGCGAAAAACTCGTCGCCGCGTACGAGGCCACCCTCGCGGCCCTCGGCAGCACCGAAAAGCTGCCCGAGCTCGGCCTGTCTTCCGAGCACTTCTTCGACGACATCGTCTACCAGCGCCTCATGACGGGCGAAGCGCTGCCTTATCCCGGCAGCCGGGCGGTCCTCGTGGAGATCCCGACCCGCGCGTTTCCCGCCCGGCTCGGGCACAGGTTTTTCGATTTGCGCCGCAAGAAGCTCCGCCCCGTCCTCGCCCATCCCGAGCGCTACGAGCCGGTATGGAGCGACCCGGGCGTACTCGATTCTCTCATCGACGGCGGCGCGTTGATGTTGCTGGACGTTGCTTCGCTTATTGGTAAATACGGACAAGCTGTGCGCCGGGCCGCGGAGGCCCTGATCGAAGACGGTTATTACTATGCGGCGTGCAGCGACGCGCATGCCCCTCGCGACATCGCAGATGTGTCCGCGGGCATCGCGCGGCTCCACGACATGGTGGGGCGTGAGGATGCAGACGCAATGCTCTCCGAGGGTCCTCGGGCCATCCTGGAGGGGCGCGTCGAATCTTGA
- a CDS encoding nucleotide sugar dehydrogenase — protein MQDLLKKIEERRARVVVVGIGYVGLPLVVEFARAGFHVTGYDKDREKVRLLSLGESYIGDIPSSVLAPLVAAGNLKASTDPDVLGSADAIVVCVPTPLNKTKDPDMRFIASASEEIAAHQHPGMLIVLESTTYPGTTREVLVPKLTQGKYELGKDVFVAFSPERVDPGNKTWHTKNTPKVIGGATPACLEAAQALYGKIIDKLVPVSSTDAAEMVKLLENTFRAVNIGLVNEVAIMSRKLGIDPWEVIRAAASKPFGFMPFFPGPGLGGHCIPIDPLYLSWRMRTLKYQARFIELADNINTGMPEHVTMLVQSALNGAKKAANGSKILVSGVAYKKDVADYRESPAFDIIHQLQSLGAEVKYHDPHVSECDEGGIVMRSESNSVKYGDYDAVVIVTDHASVDYKRMLNEAQLVIDTRDVTRNIDADQSKVVRL, from the coding sequence GTGCAGGACCTGTTGAAGAAGATCGAGGAGCGGCGCGCTCGCGTCGTGGTGGTTGGAATCGGCTACGTGGGTCTTCCGCTCGTCGTGGAGTTCGCTCGGGCGGGCTTTCACGTAACCGGATACGACAAGGACCGTGAAAAGGTCCGCTTGCTGAGCCTCGGGGAGTCGTACATCGGCGACATTCCCTCTTCCGTGCTCGCGCCGCTCGTGGCTGCGGGCAACCTCAAGGCTTCGACGGATCCCGATGTGCTCGGCTCTGCGGACGCGATCGTCGTCTGCGTGCCCACGCCGCTCAACAAGACGAAGGACCCGGACATGCGGTTCATCGCCTCGGCGAGCGAGGAGATCGCGGCGCATCAGCATCCGGGCATGCTCATCGTGCTCGAGTCGACCACCTATCCGGGCACGACCCGCGAGGTGCTCGTGCCGAAGCTGACGCAGGGCAAGTACGAGCTGGGCAAGGACGTCTTCGTGGCGTTCAGCCCCGAGCGCGTCGACCCGGGCAACAAGACCTGGCACACGAAGAACACGCCCAAGGTCATCGGCGGCGCGACGCCCGCCTGCCTCGAGGCCGCGCAGGCGCTCTACGGCAAGATCATCGACAAGCTCGTGCCCGTGAGCAGCACGGACGCGGCCGAGATGGTGAAGCTGCTCGAGAATACCTTCCGCGCCGTGAACATCGGCCTCGTGAACGAGGTCGCCATCATGTCGCGCAAGCTCGGAATCGACCCGTGGGAGGTCATCCGCGCGGCGGCGAGCAAGCCCTTCGGGTTCATGCCGTTCTTCCCGGGCCCTGGCCTGGGTGGTCACTGCATCCCGATCGACCCGCTCTACCTGTCGTGGCGCATGCGCACGCTGAAATACCAGGCGCGCTTCATCGAGCTGGCCGACAACATCAACACCGGAATGCCCGAGCACGTGACCATGCTCGTGCAGTCGGCGCTGAACGGCGCGAAGAAGGCGGCGAACGGGTCGAAGATCCTGGTGAGCGGCGTGGCGTACAAGAAAGACGTGGCCGATTATCGCGAGTCTCCGGCTTTCGACATCATCCACCAGCTCCAGAGCCTCGGGGCCGAGGTGAAGTACCACGACCCGCACGTCTCGGAGTGCGACGAGGGCGGGATCGTGATGCGCTCGGAGTCGAACTCGGTGAAGTACGGTGACTACGACGCCGTCGTGATCGTGACCGACCACGCCTCGGTCGACTACAAGCGCATGCTCAACGAAGCGCAGCTCGTCATCGATACCCGCGACGTGACGCGCAACATCGACGCCGACCAATCCAAGGTCGTACGTCTGTAA
- a CDS encoding lysylphosphatidylglycerol synthase transmembrane domain-containing protein produces the protein MRALPDAPDQATPPTAGGFFHRHGVKLVLSLVFGAGLAWMMLQGGLPIVPPEDAFEQVKPWTVAVYVLSLAAVHWFRAARWRHLLRPVGDVSLRSVVGVSWVGFGAILVSPLRSGEIVRPLLVTRRGSVRLWEATGTVGAERVVDGLVLSAVLFVALRLGTALDPLPDHIGDLRVPVAAVPAAAYGALILFVAAFATMGMFYFFRDLARRMTRRVLGIVSVRLADRLADVVERVAEGIRFLPSPRHLVPFLAETAAYWGVNAAGVWLLGWGTGLTGMTLAEACVTMGCIGIGILVPSGPGYFGAFQLSAYMALAMYFPETALRGPGAAFVFLLYVTQVGWHLVATAIGLGLMRAPEVEASISGSVSEAPW, from the coding sequence ATGAGGGCCCTGCCCGACGCCCCGGACCAAGCAACGCCGCCCACGGCGGGCGGGTTTTTCCATCGTCACGGGGTCAAGCTCGTGCTCTCGCTCGTCTTCGGGGCGGGGCTCGCGTGGATGATGCTCCAGGGCGGGCTGCCAATCGTGCCGCCCGAGGACGCGTTCGAGCAGGTGAAGCCCTGGACCGTGGCGGTGTACGTGCTTTCGCTCGCGGCCGTGCACTGGTTCCGCGCGGCGCGGTGGCGGCACCTGCTGCGGCCGGTGGGGGACGTGTCCCTGCGCAGCGTCGTGGGAGTGTCGTGGGTAGGGTTTGGCGCGATCCTGGTTTCGCCGCTCCGGAGCGGGGAGATCGTGCGGCCGCTCCTGGTCACGCGGCGCGGGTCGGTCCGGCTCTGGGAAGCGACGGGCACTGTGGGAGCCGAGCGCGTCGTGGACGGGCTCGTGCTGTCGGCGGTGCTGTTCGTGGCGCTGAGGCTCGGGACGGCGCTGGATCCGTTGCCGGACCACATTGGCGACCTGCGCGTGCCTGTCGCAGCGGTGCCTGCGGCGGCGTACGGGGCGCTCATCCTGTTCGTGGCGGCGTTTGCCACGATGGGGATGTTTTACTTTTTCCGCGACCTGGCGCGGCGAATGACGCGGCGGGTGCTCGGGATCGTGTCGGTCAGGCTGGCGGATCGGCTGGCGGACGTGGTCGAGCGGGTGGCGGAGGGGATCCGGTTCTTGCCTTCGCCGCGGCATCTGGTGCCGTTCCTGGCGGAGACGGCGGCGTACTGGGGGGTGAACGCGGCGGGGGTGTGGCTGCTCGGGTGGGGGACGGGGCTCACCGGGATGACGCTCGCCGAGGCGTGCGTGACGATGGGGTGTATCGGGATCGGGATCCTGGTGCCGTCGGGGCCGGGGTATTTTGGGGCGTTTCAGCTGTCGGCGTACATGGCGCTGGCGATGTACTTCCCGGAGACGGCGCTGCGCGGGCCGGGAGCGGCGTTCGTGTTCTTGCTTTATGTGACCCAGGTTGGATGGCACCTTGTGGCGACGGCGATCGGGCTTGGGTTGATGCGCGCGCCAGAGGTTGAGGCTTCGATAAGTGGTTCGGTAAGTGAAGCGCCCTGGTGA
- a CDS encoding serine/threonine-protein kinase PknK, translated as MLRAGVIDERFVIEEIAGRGGMGSVYRARDRVTGARVALKLLGGHDGAAVERFLHEARILAGIDHPHVVRYVAHGITGAGEPYLAMEWLDGESLSDRLSRGPLDPAEAVALGRRVADALGAAHTRGVVHRDVKPSNLYIAGGDVRRVKVLDFGIARLTHSSRVLTRTGALVGTPGYMAPEQAQGDRPIDARADVFALGAVLFECLAGRPAFEGAHPVAILSKLLSEDAPRLSTILPEVPPALEELVARMLSRNPEVRPDNGAAVARALEVIASGDIAPPSRFDAPEVITADEQRLLSIVIAVPPPEGPPLEVREGSTVRVTSRDLFARAGAVTARHGARLDSLPDGSVIASIEGAGHAADQAARAARCAIALRALVPGARVVVGTGRGETGGPLPVGPVVVQAAILLEEPASAAIPTAEGEAAWPAVRVDAVTRGLIEGRFEVRPSGAGWALIAERGIDPGARMLLGKPSPCVGRERELRTVCDLLEASFGDEAGAQAVVVLGPAGIGKSRLRQEVMRLLSETRPDLAIVVGRGDTMSAGSAFALVGSAIRDAAGMRGGEPLVSAQSKLSELVGRFVPAASRARVAAFLGEMVGARFEASSAPGLEEARRDAARMSDEIARAYLEFVDAACASGPTLLVLEDLHWADAASIKLIDRALGELGPRPFAVLALARPDVQDIFPDLWAKRPVQTLRLGALSRRAAEQIVRGALGGAIGGDDIARVVDRAAGNAFYLEELVRAVADGRGERLPETVLAMVEARLEALPPVARRFLRAASVFGETFWVGGVCALLGEGEESVREILPWLAERELVVRHVESRFAGDDEYAFRHALLREGAYATLVAKDRALGHRLAARWLVQQCESSVGPNDEGGSVGVRALSEHHAVIGEHFARGEDYEGAFRHFDRAGDEAARLSAGVEARRHFTAALAALDRAGGGDENRRRRVDTVIKKASVSAMVDPAENLVLLEGAEATAQELAAALAAPADRRRLARVHFWMGRAHWYRGAYPEAARYFRAVLDVAEEVGDEALAALPSSTIGRLLVVQGDFVGGAPLLVRALGSLAGVESVTEWILNAGFLGIALAARGQGAAALELREQCLARAEAANSPTNVAVSHSTAAVIDVFVGENARARLISRIAVEAAELSGDQVYAYLGCGAGAWADSRLGRHASALAEMMRARAIAQRLGQRFVMADWFLAVEAELALAAGQLEEAIDLAEAAAEGVRATGGAFAEALARRTWGAALAAMSPPDLEEAAQRLEESLRLFEIGDARMEAARARVDLAKVLAARGDSEGASRELATAADVLTEGGASTEAALARSLEIS; from the coding sequence GTGCTTCGGGCCGGCGTGATCGACGAGCGATTCGTGATCGAGGAGATCGCCGGCCGGGGTGGGATGGGATCGGTCTACCGCGCCCGCGACCGCGTCACCGGCGCCCGCGTCGCCCTCAAGCTCCTCGGCGGCCACGACGGCGCCGCCGTCGAGCGATTCCTGCACGAGGCGCGCATCCTCGCCGGCATCGACCACCCCCACGTCGTCCGCTACGTCGCCCACGGCATCACGGGCGCCGGCGAACCTTACCTCGCCATGGAGTGGCTCGACGGCGAGAGCCTCTCCGACAGACTCTCGCGCGGCCCCCTCGACCCCGCCGAGGCTGTCGCCCTCGGCCGCCGCGTCGCCGATGCCCTCGGCGCCGCCCATACGCGCGGGGTCGTCCACCGCGACGTCAAGCCGAGCAACCTCTACATCGCCGGCGGCGACGTCCGGCGCGTGAAAGTGCTCGATTTCGGCATCGCGCGCCTCACGCACTCCTCGCGCGTCCTCACGCGCACCGGCGCCCTCGTGGGCACGCCCGGGTACATGGCCCCCGAGCAGGCCCAGGGCGACAGGCCCATCGACGCCCGGGCCGACGTCTTCGCCCTCGGCGCGGTCCTCTTCGAGTGCCTCGCGGGCCGCCCCGCGTTCGAGGGAGCTCACCCGGTTGCCATCCTCTCGAAGCTCCTCTCCGAGGATGCCCCGCGCCTCAGCACCATCCTGCCCGAGGTCCCGCCCGCCCTCGAAGAGCTCGTCGCGCGCATGCTCTCGCGCAACCCCGAGGTCCGGCCCGACAACGGCGCCGCGGTGGCCCGGGCGCTCGAGGTCATCGCTTCGGGCGACATCGCGCCCCCGAGCCGCTTCGATGCGCCGGAGGTGATCACCGCGGACGAGCAGCGCCTGCTCTCGATCGTCATCGCCGTGCCCCCGCCCGAGGGCCCGCCGCTCGAGGTGCGCGAGGGCAGCACCGTGCGCGTGACGTCGCGCGATCTGTTCGCGCGCGCGGGGGCCGTCACCGCGCGTCATGGCGCTCGCCTCGATTCGCTGCCCGACGGCTCGGTCATCGCCTCGATCGAGGGCGCCGGGCACGCGGCCGATCAGGCGGCGCGCGCGGCCCGGTGCGCGATCGCGCTGCGCGCCCTGGTCCCCGGCGCGCGCGTCGTCGTGGGCACGGGGCGCGGGGAGACGGGAGGGCCGCTGCCCGTGGGGCCGGTCGTCGTGCAGGCGGCGATCCTGCTCGAGGAGCCTGCGTCGGCTGCGATCCCCACGGCCGAGGGCGAGGCCGCGTGGCCGGCCGTGCGCGTCGACGCGGTCACGCGCGGCCTCATCGAGGGCCGCTTCGAGGTGCGCCCGAGCGGCGCCGGCTGGGCCCTCATCGCCGAACGCGGCATCGATCCCGGCGCGCGCATGCTGCTCGGAAAGCCGAGCCCATGCGTCGGGCGCGAGCGCGAGCTGCGTACGGTGTGCGATCTGCTCGAAGCGAGCTTCGGCGACGAGGCGGGCGCGCAGGCGGTCGTGGTGCTCGGGCCCGCCGGGATCGGCAAATCACGGCTGCGGCAAGAGGTCATGCGGCTCCTGTCCGAGACGCGCCCCGACCTCGCCATCGTGGTCGGGCGCGGCGACACGATGAGCGCGGGATCGGCCTTCGCGCTCGTCGGCTCGGCCATCCGCGACGCGGCGGGCATGCGGGGCGGCGAGCCGCTCGTGTCGGCGCAGAGCAAGCTCTCGGAGCTCGTGGGCCGCTTCGTGCCGGCCGCGTCGCGCGCGCGTGTCGCGGCCTTCCTCGGCGAGATGGTGGGCGCGCGGTTCGAGGCCTCCTCCGCTCCGGGTCTCGAGGAGGCGCGGCGTGACGCGGCGCGCATGTCCGACGAGATCGCCCGCGCCTACCTCGAATTCGTCGACGCCGCGTGCGCGAGCGGACCGACGTTGCTCGTGCTCGAGGACCTGCACTGGGCCGACGCGGCCTCGATCAAGCTCATCGATCGGGCGCTCGGCGAGCTCGGCCCCCGTCCCTTCGCGGTCCTCGCCCTCGCGCGCCCCGACGTGCAGGACATTTTCCCCGACCTCTGGGCCAAGCGGCCCGTGCAGACGCTCCGGCTCGGCGCGCTCTCGCGCCGCGCGGCCGAGCAGATCGTGCGGGGAGCCCTCGGCGGCGCGATAGGCGGCGACGATATCGCGCGCGTCGTCGACCGGGCGGCCGGCAACGCGTTCTACCTCGAGGAGCTCGTGCGCGCGGTGGCGGATGGGCGCGGCGAGCGTCTGCCCGAGACCGTGCTCGCCATGGTCGAGGCGCGGCTCGAGGCGCTCCCCCCCGTGGCGCGGCGCTTTTTACGCGCGGCGAGCGTCTTCGGCGAGACGTTCTGGGTCGGCGGCGTGTGCGCGTTGCTCGGCGAGGGCGAGGAGAGCGTGCGGGAGATCTTGCCCTGGCTCGCCGAGCGCGAGCTCGTGGTCCGGCACGTCGAGAGCCGCTTCGCCGGCGACGATGAGTACGCGTTCCGGCACGCGCTCTTGCGCGAGGGGGCGTACGCGACGCTCGTCGCCAAGGATCGCGCGCTCGGCCATCGGCTCGCTGCGCGGTGGCTCGTGCAGCAGTGCGAGAGCTCCGTGGGGCCGAACGACGAGGGCGGCTCCGTCGGGGTGCGCGCGCTGTCCGAGCATCACGCGGTCATCGGCGAGCATTTCGCGCGCGGCGAGGACTACGAGGGCGCCTTCCGCCACTTCGACAGGGCAGGGGACGAGGCGGCGCGGCTGTCTGCGGGCGTCGAGGCGCGCCGGCATTTCACCGCGGCGCTCGCGGCGCTCGATCGCGCGGGCGGCGGGGACGAGAACCGCAGGCGGCGCGTCGACACCGTGATCAAGAAGGCGAGCGTGTCGGCGATGGTCGATCCGGCCGAGAACCTCGTCCTGCTCGAGGGCGCCGAGGCGACGGCGCAGGAGCTCGCCGCGGCGCTCGCGGCGCCGGCCGACCGCAGGCGCCTCGCGCGCGTCCACTTCTGGATGGGCCGCGCGCACTGGTATCGAGGCGCCTATCCCGAGGCAGCGCGCTACTTCCGCGCCGTGCTCGACGTGGCCGAGGAGGTCGGTGACGAGGCGCTCGCCGCGCTCCCCTCGAGCACCATCGGCCGGCTGCTGGTGGTCCAGGGCGATTTCGTCGGCGGCGCCCCGTTGCTCGTGCGTGCGCTCGGCTCGCTCGCGGGGGTCGAGAGCGTGACCGAGTGGATCCTCAACGCGGGCTTTCTCGGCATCGCGCTCGCCGCGCGCGGGCAGGGCGCAGCGGCCCTCGAGCTGCGCGAGCAGTGCCTCGCCCGCGCCGAGGCCGCCAATAGCCCCACGAACGTCGCCGTCAGCCACTCGACCGCGGCGGTGATCGACGTCTTCGTCGGCGAGAACGCCCGGGCGCGGCTCATCAGCCGGATCGCGGTCGAGGCGGCGGAGCTGTCGGGCGATCAGGTGTACGCCTATCTCGGCTGCGGGGCCGGGGCGTGGGCGGACTCGCGGCTCGGCCGGCACGCCTCCGCGCTCGCCGAGATGATGCGGGCCCGCGCCATCGCTCAGCGGCTCGGGCAGCGCTTCGTGATGGCCGACTGGTTTCTCGCGGTCGAGGCCGAGCTCGCGCTCGCGGCGGGGCAGCTGGAGGAGGCCATCGACCTCGCCGAAGCCGCGGCCGAGGGCGTGCGCGCCACGGGCGGCGCATTTGCCGAGGCGCTCGCGCGAAGGACCTGGGGCGCGGCGCTCGCGGCCATGTCGCCGCCGGATCTGGAAGAAGCCGCGCAGCGCCTGGAAGAGAGCCTCAGGCTGTTCGAGATCGGCGATGCGCGCATGGAGGCCGCGCGTGCACGCGTCGATCTGGCCAAGGTGCTGGCTGCCCGCGGAGATAGCGAGGGGGCCAGCCGCGAGCTCGCGACGGCGGCCGACGTTCTCACCGAAGGCGGCGCGAGCACGGAAGCGGCCCTCGCGCGCTCCCTGGAGATCAGCTAG
- a CDS encoding glutathione S-transferase family protein has protein sequence MITVYKTIPSWDLPDLSPFVIKLETWLRMAHIPYRTEVADMRKAPKGKVPFISDGDRLIADSSAIIEHLEAKHGDRLEDARFSPAERAVARAMKSLFEADLYFVIAYLRWWNDEDFAIYRPALARLAEASGVPKLVAPALLAYMRRQTRQQLVAQGTARHAREEVYAMGRAHVVAVSDFLGDKRFFMGDEPSTLDATAYGMLAGILWGPWDNPVRACAASRANLVGFCERMRERYWSGGPVS, from the coding sequence ATGATCACCGTTTACAAGACCATCCCGAGCTGGGACCTGCCCGACCTGAGCCCCTTCGTGATCAAGCTGGAGACCTGGCTGCGCATGGCGCACATCCCGTACCGGACCGAGGTGGCCGACATGCGCAAAGCACCGAAGGGGAAGGTGCCCTTCATCAGCGACGGCGACCGGCTGATCGCAGACTCGAGCGCGATCATCGAGCACCTCGAGGCCAAGCACGGCGACCGCCTGGAAGACGCGCGCTTCAGCCCCGCCGAGCGGGCGGTGGCGCGGGCGATGAAATCGTTGTTCGAGGCCGATTTATATTTCGTGATTGCTTATCTGCGCTGGTGGAACGACGAGGACTTTGCGATCTACCGGCCCGCGCTCGCGCGCCTGGCGGAGGCGTCCGGCGTACCCAAGCTCGTCGCGCCGGCGCTCCTTGCCTATATGCGGCGGCAGACGCGCCAGCAGCTCGTGGCGCAGGGCACGGCCAGGCACGCGCGGGAGGAGGTGTACGCAATGGGGCGCGCGCACGTGGTGGCCGTGTCCGATTTCCTGGGGGACAAACGATTCTTCATGGGCGACGAGCCCTCGACGCTCGACGCCACGGCCTATGGGATGCTGGCGGGGATCCTGTGGGGGCCATGGGACAACCCCGTGCGAGCGTGCGCGGCGAGCCGCGCGAACCTGGTCGGATTCTGCGAGCGGATGCGAGAACGGTACTGGAGCGGCGGGCCGGTGAGCTGA